CCGGGGAAGACGAGGGGCTTGACCACGAAGGAGTCGGTGGTGACGGCGATGCGCCCGTCAGCCGGTAGAATGGCGGCATCCTCCCACTGGGGCTCGCCGTCATAGAGCACAGCGATCTCCTGGGCCAGCAGTCGCTGCATG
The DNA window shown above is from Armatimonadia bacterium and carries:
- a CDS encoding hydrogenase expression/formation protein HypE (hydrogenase isoenzymes formation protein; involved in the formation of the cyanate group of the large subunit of the hydrogenase; catalyzes the formation of thiocyanate from thiocarbamate); amino-acid sequence: MSDLITLAHGAGGEAMQRLLAQEIAVLYDGEPQWEDAAILPADGRIAVTTDSFVVKPLVFPG